A section of the Eriocheir sinensis breed Jianghai 21 chromosome 62, ASM2467909v1, whole genome shotgun sequence genome encodes:
- the LOC126986562 gene encoding uncharacterized PE-PGRS family protein PE_PGRS46-like has product MGKVSRAATTMLWTVVGILCVAAAVATTVPQDGQQQEGAGRKRVFGSEVHLPSSYAYSYQVVDAGSHFNHSETSGSSKTGGSYFMALPRGAQQHVEYNLGGENGYKISVKYTHSLPNQESPDQAYGNELRTGELTGVGGVSVSKEKEARGSGSEANLSSDLGEGNFASGGGVLHSRFDHDVIINSGTGDGDTVASGFETGEESLRDVPEITISSGHGPRETEGSGDIAGIKESSGFGPAVVLSSGFGSGVEANFGSGSESGSSSRINSFGNANGEGFLSAGEIAESSGFASTKGRTTDSVAAGSGFGSGKDGGSGNSFGTGGTGESVTGFVSSGASGSQIGFESGGAGGLSNSGAGESGTSFGFGGAIGVGTGFESGGVSVSGTGLGSGGTGGSEIALGSGGAGGSGTTFASIGTGESGTGFGFVGTGASGTDFGSVGTGGTGTGFVSVGTGGSETGFGSGGAGGSGTTFASIGTGESGTGFGFVGTGASGTGFGSVGTGGTGTGFVSVGTGGSETGFGSGGAGTSGTGFGFVVTGGSGTGSGSVSSGAGTSGTGFGSGATGGSGTAFVSSSASGSGTDFGPNEIGGSGTGFESGGAGGFGTGFTFSTGGPEVSLGVVSTEGLGGGLATGGANGLRNIISVGNTGEQGGGLSTGTIDRQGFSFGTSIGSGGGLATGDLGLSLGSTGGLGGGLGTGGTGGLGLSLGSTGGLGGGLGTGGTGGTGGLGLSLGSTGGLGGGLGTGGTGGTGGLGLSSGSIGGFGGGIATGGPGGLGFSFGSTGGLGGGLFTGGPVDFVSLGGTGGLGGGLVTSGPVNVFSLGGTGGLGSGLSTGGTGGLGFSLGSTGGLGGGSVTGGTGGLGGNLAVGTGGLGGGLATGGLATSGLTTGGTGGLGFSIGNAGGFGGGIGTGSPSGLGFSIGNAGGFGGGLGTGSPSGLGFSIGNTGGLGGGLGIGSPSGLGFSIGNTGGLGGGLGTGSPSGLGFSIGNTGGLGGGLGTGGTGGLGLSLGSTGGLGGGLGTGGTGGLGLSLGSTGGTGGLGLSLGGPFGLGFNLGGLGGSLFFGRSGGGGRLNEGFPSGGDGDFGGGFISSSGGGFSDGLISSIGGGFGDGLDSSSGGGLGDGLASSGGGGFGDGFISSSGGGFGDGLISSIGGGFGDGLASSGGGGFGDGFISSSGGGFGDGLASSGNSGFGDDSGTGGGYGDSFDSGGAHGFGSGLISEGGRGSILQQVTGTSAGDLEVYPVTAEVQFNLTSEGSAR; this is encoded by the exons GTGTCACGGGCGGCGACCACCATGCTGTGGACGGTGGTTGGCATACTGTGCGTGGCAGCGGCCGTGGCAACGACGGTCCCTCAGGATGGCCAGCAG CAGGAGGGTGCTGGCAGGAAACGCGTTTTTGGCAGCGAAGTCCATCTACCGAGCAGTTACGCATACAG CTACCAAGTGGTGGACGCCGGGAGTCACTTCAACCACTCGGAAACGAGTGGAAGTAGCAAGACGGGAGGAAGCTACTTCATGGCGCTCCCTCGGGGTGCTCAACAGCATGTAGAGTATAATTTGGGAGGAGAAAACGGCTACAAGATATCTGTGAAATACACACATAGCCTTCCAAACCAAGAATCTCCAGATCAAGCATATGGAAACGAACTTCGAACAGGAGAGTTAACTGGGGTTGGAGGAGTTTCAGTGTCCAAAGAGAAAGAAGCCAGGGGCTCTGGAAGTGAAGCAAATCTCAGTTCAGACCTGGGAGAAGGAAATTTTGCATCTGGTGGAGGCGTTTTGCATTCCAGGTTTGATCATGATGTAATAATAAACTCTGGAACTGGTGATGGGGATACAGTAGCTTCTGGATTTGAAACTGGAGAAGAAAGCTTAAGGGATGTTCCTGAAATAACAATAAGTTCTGGACATGGTCCTAGAGAAACAGAAGGTTCTGGAGATATTGCTGGAATAAAAGAAAGTTCTGGATTTGGCCCCGCAGTGGTATTAAGCTCAGGATTTGGTTCTGGAGTGGAAGCGAATTTTGGATCTGGATCAGAGAGTGGAAGTTCCAGCAGAATAAATAGTTTTGGAAATGCCAATGGCGAAGGCTTTTTATCTGCTGGTGAAATAGCAGAAAGTTCCGGATTTGCCTCAACAAAAGGAAGAACTACTGACTCTGTTGCTGCAGGAAGTGGCTTTGGATCTGGTAAAGACGGTGGGTCAGGAAATAGCTTTGGAACAGGTGGAACCGGTGAGTCAGTGACTGGCTTTGTCTCTAGCGGCGCCAGTGGGTCACAAATTGGCTTTGAATCTGGTGGAGCTGGTGGGTTAAGCAATAGTGGCGCTGGTGAGTCAGGGACCAGTTTTGGATTTGGTGGAGCCATTGGAGTGGGGACTGGCTTTGAATCTGGTGGAGTTAGTGTGTCAGGGACTGGCCTTGGATCAGGTGGAACCGGTGGGTCAGAGATTGCCCTTGGATCTGGTGGAGCCGGTGGATCAGGGACTACCTTTGCATCCATAGGAACTGGTGAGTCAGGGACTGGGTTTGGATTTGTAGGAACTGGTGCTTCAGGGACTGACTTTGGATCTGTAGGAACTGGTGGGACAGGGACTGGGTTTGTATCTGTAGGAACTGGTGGATCAGAGACTGGATTTGGATCTGGTGGAGCCGGTGGATCAGGGACTACCTTTGCATCCATAGGAACTGGTGAGTCAGGGACTGGGTTTGGATTTGTAGGAACTGGTGCTTCAGGGACTGGCTTTGGATCTGTAGGAACTGGTGGGACAGGGACTGGGTTTGTATCTGTAGGAACTGGTGGATCAGAGACTGGATTTGGATCTGGTGGAGCCGGTACGTCAGGGACTGGCTTTGGATTTGTAGTAACTGGTGGGTCAGGGACTGGGAGTGGGTCTGTATCTAGTGGAGCCGGCACGTCAGGGACTGGCTTTGGATCTGGTGCCACCGGTGGGTCAGGGACTGCCTTTGTCTCTAGCAGTGCCAGTGGCTCAGGGACTGACTTTGGACCTAATGAAATTGGTGGGTCAGGGACTGGGTTTGAATCTGGTGGAGCCGGTGGGTTTGGGACTGGTTTTACTTTCAGTACCGGTGGACCAGAAGTTAGTCTTGGGGTTGTTAGCACCGAAGGATTGGGAGGTGGTCTAGCTACAGGTGGCGCCAATGGACTGAGAAATATCATATCTGTTGGCAACACTGGTGAACAAGGGGGTGGTTTGAGTACAGGCACCATTGATAGACAGGGATTCAGTTTCGGCACAAGCATTGGTTCGGGAGGTGGCTTGGCCACCGGTGATCTGGGACTCAGCTTGGGCAGCACTGGTGGATTGGGAGGCGGCTTGGGCACAGGGGGCACCGGTGGACTGGGACTCAGCTTGGGCAGCACTGGTGGATTGGGAGGCGGCTTGGGCACAGGGGGCACCG GGGGCACCGGTGGACTGGGACTCAGCTTGGGCAGCACTGGTGGATTGGGAGGCGGCTTGGGCACAGGGGGCACCG GGGGCACCGGTGGACTGGGACTCAGCTCGGGCAGTATTGGTGGCTTTGGAGGTGGCATTGCCACAGGTGGGCCCGGAGGACTGGGATTCAGCTTCGGCAGTACTGGTGGACTGGGAGGTGGCTTGTTTACAGGAGGACCAGTGGACTTTGTCAGCTTAGGTGGCACTGGTGGATTGGGAGGTGGATTGGTTACAAGTGGACCAGTGAACGTTTTCAGCTTAGGTGGCACTGGTGGATTGGGAAGTGGCTTGTCCACAGGGGGTACAGGTGGACTGGGATTCAGCTTGGGCAGTACTGGTGGACTGGGAGGTGGTTCGGTTACAGGAGGCACTGGTGGACTTGGAGGTAACTTAGCTGTAGGCACCGGTGGACTGGGAGGTGGATTGGCCACAGGAGGCTTGGCTACAAGCGGCTTGACCACAGGTGGCACCGGTGGACTGGGATTCAGCATAGGCAACGCTGGTGGCTTTGGAGGTGGCATTGGTACAGGTAGCCCCAGTGGACTGGGATTCAGCATAGGCAACGCTGGTGGCTTTGGAGGTGGCTTGGGCACAGGTAGCCCCAGTGGACTGGGATTCAGCATAGGCAACACTGGTGGACTGGGAGGTGGCTTGGGCATAGGTAGCCCCAGTGGACTGGGATTCAGCATAGGCAACACTGGTGGACTGGGAGGTGGCTTGGGCACAGGTAGCCCCAGTGGACTGGGATTCAGCATAGGCAACACTGGTGGACTGGGAGGTGGTTTGGGCACAGGTGGCACCGGTGGACTGGGACTCAGTTTAGGCAGCACTGGTGGACTGGGAGGTGGTTTGGGCACAGGTGGCACCGGTGGACTGGGACTCAGTTTAGGCAGCACTGGTGGCACCGGTGGTCTGGGACTCAGCTTGGGTGGCCCCTTTGGACTGGGATTTAATTTAGGTGGATTAGGAGGAAGCCTGTTCTTTGGCAGATCCG gtggtggtggtagacttaATGAGGGCTTCCCAAGTGGGGGTGacggtgattttggtggtggttttatcagtagtagtggcggtggatTTAGTGATGGCTTGATCAGTAGCATTGGCGGTGGATTCGGTGATGGTTTGGACAGCAGCAGTGGCGGTGGACTCGGTGATGGCCTGGCCAGCAGCGGTGGCGGTGGATTCGGTGATGGCTTTATCAGTAGCAGTGGCGGTGGATTTGGTGATGGCTTGATCAGTAGCATTGGCGGTGGATTCGGTGATGGTTTGGCCAGCAGCGGTGGCGGTGGATTCGGTGATGGCTTTATCAGTAGCAGTGGCGGTGGATTTGGTGATGGGTTGGCCAGCAGCGGTAACAGTGGATTTGGTGACGATTCGGGCACTGGCGGTGGATATGGGGATAGTTTTGACAGTGGAGGCGCCCATGGATTTGGTAGTGGGTTGATCAGTGAGGGAGGCCGTGGCTCTA TCCTGCAACAAGTGACGGGAACCTCAGCAGGCGATTTGGAAGTGTACCCTGTCACTGCTGAGGTGCAGTTTAACCTGACCTCCGAAGGTAGTGCGAGGTGA